From the genome of Nakamurella flavida, one region includes:
- a CDS encoding serine/threonine-protein kinase: MIDDAPGTVPAVDRTTAGTWSAGRADGADGVGSALLDDRYRVDELIGRGGTADVHRGTDLLLGREVAIKVFDARLTGLNSPVRQRSEMRALSSVDHPHLVTVFDARVGDGERPTYLVMELVDGATLADRLADGPIPAGEIAGIGVALAGALAAVHAANLVHRDIKPANVLTTRAGEVKLADFGLARQLDATSRVTTGPDTLGTAAYFSPEQACGQEVGAAGDVYALGLVLLECLTGHQEFPGGALQAAVARLLRDPVISAGLPEPWPGLLTAMTAREPARRPTALQVGQVLGDDPADLPGPPDPATLVLPAGPRMSTPPIHPARTTAVTRPVTRAMPTAPRRRRRAPWAVLAGAVAAIGLTLALTAGTAPDDRRPLVPAAPAPTATPAVTSSAGTSTIDAPTSSAATTPTVVVAADAAPVEIASPTPAAVAATSAAAPPSAGTPAAATVAPAEVTPVAQPAAANEAPAVGPPDPSPATAAPAPVPADPAPVDPPAGDAGNGGGNGNGNAGGKGNGTGEAGGNGNVNGNGNGNGGGKPVTPPGRTKG; this comes from the coding sequence GTGATCGACGATGCTCCGGGGACCGTTCCTGCCGTCGATCGGACGACGGCCGGGACCTGGAGTGCTGGCCGTGCCGACGGTGCCGACGGTGTCGGCAGCGCTCTGCTGGACGACCGTTATCGCGTCGACGAGCTCATCGGCCGGGGCGGCACGGCCGACGTCCACCGCGGGACCGACCTGCTGCTCGGTCGCGAGGTGGCGATCAAGGTCTTCGACGCCCGGCTCACCGGGCTGAACTCACCCGTCCGGCAACGGTCCGAGATGCGCGCGCTGAGCTCGGTGGACCACCCCCACCTGGTGACCGTCTTCGACGCCCGGGTGGGGGACGGCGAACGGCCCACCTATCTGGTCATGGAGCTGGTCGACGGGGCCACGCTGGCCGACCGGCTCGCCGACGGGCCGATACCGGCCGGGGAGATCGCCGGCATCGGGGTGGCCCTGGCCGGGGCACTGGCAGCCGTGCACGCCGCGAATCTCGTGCACCGCGACATCAAGCCCGCGAACGTCCTGACGACCCGGGCCGGCGAGGTCAAGCTCGCCGACTTCGGCCTGGCCCGGCAGCTGGACGCCACGTCGCGGGTCACCACGGGGCCGGACACCCTGGGGACCGCCGCCTACTTCAGCCCGGAACAGGCGTGCGGACAGGAGGTGGGCGCGGCCGGCGACGTGTACGCACTCGGTCTGGTGCTCCTGGAGTGCCTCACCGGCCACCAGGAGTTCCCGGGCGGTGCCCTCCAGGCCGCGGTGGCCCGACTGCTGCGCGATCCGGTGATCTCGGCGGGGCTGCCCGAGCCGTGGCCGGGGCTGCTCACCGCGATGACGGCACGGGAGCCGGCCCGGCGGCCGACCGCTCTCCAGGTCGGCCAGGTGCTCGGCGACGATCCCGCCGACCTCCCCGGGCCGCCCGACCCGGCGACCCTGGTGCTGCCGGCCGGGCCGCGGATGTCGACGCCGCCGATCCACCCTGCGAGAACCACCGCGGTCACCCGGCCGGTCACCCGCGCGATGCCGACAGCGCCGCGGCGACGGCGGCGCGCGCCCTGGGCGGTGCTGGCCGGTGCGGTGGCGGCCATCGGTCTGACCCTGGCCCTGACGGCCGGCACCGCCCCCGACGATCGACGGCCGCTGGTGCCGGCTGCACCCGCCCCGACGGCCACCCCCGCGGTCACGAGCTCGGCGGGGACGTCCACGATCGACGCCCCGACGAGCAGCGCGGCGACCACCCCGACGGTCGTCGTCGCAGCGGACGCCGCCCCCGTGGAGATCGCCTCACCGACACCCGCGGCCGTCGCCGCGACCTCGGCCGCGGCTCCACCGTCGGCCGGGACGCCGGCCGCAGCCACGGTCGCCCCGGCGGAGGTCACCCCCGTGGCGCAACCGGCCGCGGCGAACGAGGCACCTGCGGTCGGGCCGCCGGACCCGAGCCCGGCCACGGCTGCGCCCGCTCCTGTACCGGCGGACCCCGCACCCGTCGACCCCCCGGCCGGTGACGCCGGCAACGGCGGCGGGAACGGCAACGGCAACGCAGGGGGCAAGGGGAACGGCACCGGAGAAGCGGGTGGCAACGGCAACGTCAACGGCAACGGCAACGGCAACGGCGGTGGCAAGCCGGTGACGCCGCCCGGCAGGACGAAGGGCTGA
- the serC gene encoding phosphoserine transaminase yields MPDATTLVLPDELIPADGRFGCGPSKVRPEALAALAASGRAVMGTSHRQAPVKSLVHRVREGLATLFSVPDGYEVILGNGGTTAFWDAAALGLVRDRSHHLTYGEFSQKFATVTKKAPFLADPIVVSTEPGTAPAAVSDPDVDVYAWAHNETSTGVAVPVQRPVGATADQLVLVDATSGAGGLPVDVSQTDVYYFAPQKVFASDGGLWIALASPAALERIAEIDASDRWIPEFLSIATALDNSTKDQTLNTPAVATLFLLADQIDWLLAQGGLDWAVKRTAESSSALYDWAESSSIASPFVTDPALRSQVVGTIDFDASVDAAAIAKTLRANGIVDTEPYRKLGRNQLRIGMFPAVDPADVRTLTRAVDWIAERL; encoded by the coding sequence ATGCCCGATGCGACCACGCTGGTCCTGCCCGACGAGCTCATCCCGGCCGACGGCCGCTTCGGCTGCGGCCCGTCGAAGGTGCGCCCCGAGGCGCTCGCCGCGCTGGCCGCCTCCGGCCGGGCGGTGATGGGGACCTCGCACCGGCAGGCCCCGGTCAAGTCGCTCGTGCACCGCGTCCGGGAGGGACTGGCCACGCTGTTCTCCGTCCCCGACGGGTACGAGGTCATCCTCGGCAACGGCGGCACCACCGCGTTCTGGGACGCCGCCGCGCTCGGCCTGGTCCGCGACCGGAGCCACCACCTGACCTACGGCGAGTTCTCGCAGAAGTTCGCCACCGTCACGAAGAAGGCCCCGTTCCTGGCCGACCCGATCGTCGTCAGCACCGAGCCGGGCACCGCCCCGGCCGCGGTGTCCGATCCCGATGTCGACGTCTACGCCTGGGCGCACAACGAGACGTCCACCGGGGTGGCCGTTCCGGTGCAGCGGCCCGTGGGCGCCACCGCCGATCAGCTCGTCCTCGTCGACGCCACCTCCGGCGCCGGCGGGCTCCCCGTCGACGTGAGCCAGACCGACGTCTACTACTTCGCCCCGCAGAAGGTCTTCGCCTCCGACGGCGGGCTGTGGATCGCGCTGGCCTCCCCCGCCGCACTGGAGCGCATCGCCGAGATCGACGCGAGCGACCGGTGGATCCCGGAGTTCCTCTCCATCGCCACCGCCCTGGACAACTCCACCAAGGACCAGACGCTGAACACCCCCGCGGTGGCCACCCTGTTCCTCCTCGCCGACCAGATCGACTGGCTGCTTGCCCAGGGCGGGCTCGACTGGGCCGTCAAGCGCACCGCCGAGTCCAGCTCCGCGCTCTACGACTGGGCCGAGTCCAGCAGCATCGCCAGCCCCTTCGTCACCGACCCCGCACTGCGTTCGCAGGTCGTCGGCACCATCGACTTCGACGCCTCGGTGGATGCCGCGGCCATCGCGAAGACGTTGCGCGCCAACGGGATCGTGGACACCGAGCCCTACCGCAAGCTCGGCCGCAACCAGCTGCGCATCGGCATGTTCCCCGCCGTCGACCCGGCCGACGTCCGCACCCTGACCCGGGCCGTCGACTGGATCGCCGAACGCCTCTGA
- a CDS encoding TetR/AcrR family transcriptional regulator produces MVDESVKGRRQYDATGRRERAAASRRAVLAAAHRLLLIDGYAATTVPDVAAAAGVSAEFVYKNIGRKAALLGAVLDVALAGDDAPLAMAERESIAALRALTDPAEVLAGYLVVMVGVQVRVAPLLLLAARSADPDAGALVVKADTERLAGMTGLARHLHGLGGLRPGLDVDTAVDLLWAYTAPSLYDLLVLRRGWSPSAYREHVRAALTAALLG; encoded by the coding sequence GTGGTGGACGAGTCCGTCAAGGGACGCCGGCAGTACGACGCCACCGGCCGTCGGGAGCGGGCGGCGGCCTCCCGCCGGGCGGTGCTCGCGGCCGCCCACCGACTGCTGCTGATCGACGGGTACGCGGCCACCACCGTCCCGGATGTCGCGGCCGCGGCCGGAGTCTCGGCCGAATTCGTCTACAAGAACATCGGCCGCAAGGCGGCCCTGCTCGGGGCCGTGCTCGACGTGGCCCTGGCCGGCGACGACGCTCCGCTGGCCATGGCCGAACGGGAGTCGATCGCCGCTCTCCGCGCCCTGACCGATCCGGCGGAGGTGTTGGCGGGTTACCTGGTGGTGATGGTCGGGGTCCAGGTGCGGGTGGCCCCTTTGCTGCTGCTCGCTGCCCGGTCGGCCGATCCGGACGCGGGCGCCCTGGTGGTCAAGGCGGACACCGAGCGCCTGGCCGGTATGACGGGCCTGGCCCGGCATCTGCACGGACTGGGCGGTCTCCGACCCGGGCTCGACGTCGACACCGCCGTCGACCTGCTGTGGGCCTACACGGCGCCGAGTCTGTACGACCTGCTGGTGCTCCGGCGCGGGTGGTCGCCGTCGGCCTACCGGGAGCACGTCCGGGCGGCGCTGACCGCGGCGCTGCTGGGGTGA
- a CDS encoding ABC transporter ATP-binding protein, whose translation MTTTAPTPLAPPAQHPAGPSSTPSSQGTVRPLLRLLPWVRPALPALGFSALAAGLATGCALVIPLVLQQIVDGPIGQRDASGIWPLALILLALGVGEAVLFWLRRLIIARPIMRAETRMRNDLFDRLQALPVSFHDQWPAGQLLSRAVSDLATIRRFLLFGVVFLVVNVITFVAGVGILLALSWPLGLIVGALALPLVVLCFSYESRYQLLARRSQDQVGDLATTVEESVLGIRILKSFGRGRHLGARFGRQAADLRTTELGKARVVSRLWATIIVLPEVAIGAALCLGIWQVAQGTVSLGTLVAFFGVSMILRWPVESLGWLMAMANDAASAATRYFEVMDAPVPITSPEHPVPAHRPARGRLEFRDVHFAFPDASAGQELLRGVDLVVEPGETVAVVGATGSGKTALTSLVNRLYDVTSGAVSIDGVDVRAMSLDDLRELVSVAFEEPTLFSASVRENIVLGRPDADDAAVRRALQVAQAEFVDDLPWGWQTRIGEQGLSLSGGQRQRLALARAVLGGPALLVLDDPLSALDIHTESLVEQALRSVLADTTAVIVAHRASTVMLADRVALLADGRITAVGTHSELMETVPAYRSLLTSEPYAPGPDDTAPHLHTAAGTASAGGHL comes from the coding sequence ATGACGACCACCGCCCCCACCCCGCTCGCCCCTCCGGCCCAGCATCCGGCCGGACCCTCCTCCACGCCCTCGTCCCAGGGAACCGTCCGGCCGCTGCTGCGCCTGCTGCCCTGGGTGCGTCCCGCCCTGCCCGCCCTCGGTTTCTCCGCGCTGGCCGCCGGGCTGGCCACCGGCTGCGCCCTGGTGATCCCGCTCGTCCTGCAGCAGATCGTCGACGGACCGATCGGGCAGCGCGACGCGTCGGGCATCTGGCCGCTGGCGCTGATCCTGCTGGCCCTCGGCGTCGGTGAGGCCGTGCTGTTCTGGCTGCGTCGACTGATCATCGCCCGGCCGATCATGCGCGCCGAGACCCGGATGCGGAACGATCTCTTCGACCGCCTGCAGGCGCTGCCGGTGTCCTTCCACGACCAGTGGCCGGCCGGTCAGTTGCTCTCCCGGGCGGTGTCCGATCTGGCCACCATCCGTCGGTTCCTGCTGTTCGGCGTGGTCTTCCTCGTCGTCAACGTCATCACCTTCGTGGCCGGGGTCGGCATCCTGCTGGCCCTGTCCTGGCCGCTGGGGCTGATCGTCGGCGCCCTCGCGCTCCCGCTGGTCGTGCTCTGCTTCTCCTACGAATCGCGGTACCAGCTGCTGGCCCGCCGCTCGCAGGACCAGGTCGGCGATCTCGCCACCACCGTCGAGGAGTCGGTGCTGGGCATCCGCATCCTGAAGTCGTTCGGGCGTGGCCGGCACCTCGGTGCCCGCTTCGGTCGGCAGGCCGCGGATCTGCGCACCACCGAGCTGGGCAAGGCCCGGGTGGTGTCCCGGCTGTGGGCGACGATCATCGTCCTGCCCGAGGTGGCCATCGGCGCCGCGCTCTGCCTGGGCATCTGGCAGGTCGCCCAGGGCACCGTCTCGCTCGGCACCCTGGTCGCCTTCTTCGGCGTGTCCATGATCCTGCGCTGGCCGGTGGAGTCCCTGGGTTGGCTGATGGCCATGGCCAACGACGCCGCCTCCGCCGCCACCCGCTACTTCGAGGTGATGGACGCTCCGGTGCCGATCACCTCGCCGGAACACCCCGTTCCGGCGCACCGCCCCGCCCGCGGTCGTCTCGAGTTCCGCGACGTGCACTTCGCCTTCCCGGACGCTTCCGCCGGTCAGGAACTCCTCCGCGGCGTCGATCTCGTCGTGGAACCCGGCGAGACCGTCGCCGTGGTCGGCGCGACCGGCTCGGGCAAGACGGCACTGACCTCGCTGGTCAACCGGCTGTACGACGTCACCTCCGGGGCGGTGTCCATCGACGGGGTCGACGTCCGCGCGATGTCGTTGGACGATCTGCGCGAACTGGTCTCGGTGGCCTTCGAGGAGCCCACCCTGTTCTCCGCGTCCGTGCGGGAGAACATCGTGCTGGGCCGACCGGACGCCGACGACGCCGCCGTTCGCCGCGCGTTGCAGGTCGCCCAGGCGGAGTTCGTCGACGACCTGCCGTGGGGCTGGCAGACGCGGATCGGCGAGCAGGGGCTGAGCCTGTCCGGCGGCCAGCGACAACGACTCGCCCTGGCCCGGGCGGTGCTCGGTGGTCCCGCGCTGCTCGTCCTGGACGACCCGCTGTCCGCGCTGGACATCCACACCGAGTCGCTCGTCGAGCAGGCGTTGCGCTCGGTGCTGGCCGACACCACCGCGGTGATCGTCGCCCACCGCGCCTCCACGGTCATGCTCGCCGACCGGGTCGCCCTGCTGGCCGACGGCCGGATCACCGCGGTGGGGACGCACAGCGAGTTGATGGAGACCGTCCCGGCCTACCGCAGCCTGCTCACCAGCGAGCCGTACGCGCCCGGCCCCGACGACACCGCCCCCCATCTGCACACTGCCGCCGGGACCGCCTCGGCCGGAGGACACCTATGA
- a CDS encoding citrate synthase 2: MTSPATFVPGLEGVVAFHTEIAEPDKDGSALRYRGVDITDLVGRVGFDDVWGLLVDDAFGTALPMDTSVSPVRSGDVRVDVQAGLPLLAPARGFAALLDITDDQARDQLAQTTAAALSYAARSARGDLPEVPESLLEACPTIVERFLTAWLGEPSPEQIRAIDAYWVSAAEHGMNASTFTARVIASTGADVPACLSGAVGAMSGPLHGGAPARVLPMIEQVERDGDPAGLVRGILDRKERLMGFGHRVYRAEDPRARVLRRTCQELDAPRYEAAAALEQAALAELRERRPDRPIETNVEFWAAVILDFAGVPAAMMPAMFTCARTAGWSAHVLEQKRLGRIVRPAAVYDGHAPRPVDAVAGADRLV, encoded by the coding sequence ATGACGAGTCCCGCCACGTTCGTCCCCGGCCTGGAGGGTGTGGTCGCGTTCCACACCGAGATCGCCGAGCCCGACAAGGACGGATCCGCCCTGCGCTACCGCGGGGTCGACATCACCGACCTGGTCGGCCGGGTCGGCTTCGACGACGTCTGGGGGCTGCTCGTCGACGACGCGTTCGGCACCGCCCTCCCGATGGACACCTCCGTCTCCCCCGTGCGCTCCGGCGACGTCCGCGTCGACGTGCAGGCCGGTCTGCCGTTGCTGGCCCCTGCCCGCGGATTCGCCGCCCTGCTGGACATCACCGACGACCAGGCCCGCGACCAGCTCGCGCAGACCACCGCGGCGGCGCTGTCCTACGCGGCACGCTCGGCCCGGGGCGATCTGCCCGAGGTGCCGGAGAGCCTGCTCGAGGCGTGTCCGACGATCGTCGAACGGTTCCTCACCGCCTGGCTGGGTGAGCCGTCACCGGAACAGATCCGGGCCATCGACGCCTACTGGGTGTCCGCGGCCGAGCACGGCATGAATGCCTCCACGTTCACCGCCCGGGTCATCGCCTCCACCGGCGCCGACGTCCCCGCCTGCCTGTCCGGAGCGGTGGGCGCGATGTCCGGCCCGCTGCACGGCGGCGCCCCGGCCCGCGTGCTGCCGATGATCGAGCAGGTGGAACGGGACGGTGATCCGGCCGGGCTGGTCCGCGGCATCCTGGACCGCAAGGAACGCCTGATGGGCTTCGGGCACCGCGTCTACCGCGCCGAGGACCCCCGCGCCCGCGTCCTGCGCCGGACCTGCCAGGAACTCGACGCCCCCCGGTACGAGGCCGCCGCCGCTCTCGAGCAGGCCGCGCTGGCCGAACTGCGCGAACGCCGGCCGGACCGGCCCATCGAGACCAACGTCGAGTTCTGGGCCGCCGTCATCCTGGACTTCGCCGGGGTGCCCGCGGCGATGATGCCGGCCATGTTCACCTGCGCCCGCACCGCCGGCTGGAGCGCGCACGTGCTGGAGCAGAAGCGGCTGGGCCGCATCGTCCGCCCGGCCGCCGTGTACGACGGGCACGCACCGCGACCCGTCGACGCCGTCGCCGGGGCCGACCGGCTGGTCTGA
- the pdxH gene encoding pyridoxamine 5'-phosphate oxidase has product MRRTYAQAGLAEDDLAATWPEQFAAWMAQAVDAGVLEPNAMVLATAGPDGDVASRTVLAKGVDDDGIDFFTNYSSAKSRHLDANPRASVTFPWYALERQIQVRGTVHRLSAEATESYWRTRPRASQVGAWTSPQSTVIAGRDALAAAQAEVEERFAGQEVLPVPPFWGGWHLTAESVEFWQGRPSRLHDRLRFRRGGSAWVVERLGP; this is encoded by the coding sequence ATGCGCCGCACCTACGCCCAGGCCGGGTTGGCCGAGGACGACCTCGCCGCCACCTGGCCCGAGCAGTTCGCGGCCTGGATGGCGCAGGCGGTGGACGCCGGTGTGCTCGAGCCGAACGCGATGGTGCTGGCCACCGCCGGCCCCGACGGCGACGTCGCCTCGCGGACCGTGCTGGCCAAGGGTGTCGACGACGACGGCATCGACTTCTTCACCAACTACTCGTCGGCCAAGAGCCGGCACCTGGACGCCAACCCGCGGGCGTCGGTCACCTTCCCCTGGTACGCGCTCGAGCGGCAGATCCAGGTGCGCGGCACCGTGCACCGGTTGTCCGCCGAGGCGACGGAGAGCTACTGGCGTACCCGCCCCCGGGCGTCCCAGGTGGGTGCGTGGACCAGCCCGCAGTCCACCGTGATCGCCGGCCGGGACGCCCTGGCCGCGGCGCAGGCCGAGGTCGAGGAACGCTTCGCCGGGCAGGAGGTGCTCCCCGTGCCGCCGTTCTGGGGCGGCTGGCACCTGACCGCCGAGTCGGTCGAGTTCTGGCAGGGCCGGCCGAGCCGGCTGCACGACCGGCTGCGGTTCCGTCGCGGGGGATCCGCCTGGGTCGTGGAACGACTCGGGCCGTGA
- the sepH gene encoding septation protein SepH, which translates to MRALRVLGATEDDHVICTDESGERFSLAIDADLRQAVRGSARPSAAAARQGQPRATADEGGESLLRPREIQVRIRAGESAEQVAQAAGTTVSRIERFAYPVLLERSTMADRGRKAVAVIGGTTSRRTLEELVASALGARGQGGALGWDAHRGPDGWVLSLRWSAGRSENRAEWAMHAGPGSGTVTALDDAATQLLDPTPQPLRTIDGPARGDLFTAPAAGSHHPALHGRTGTRPTPTPEAPAAQSAPAAAPVSEAAISRQVPPATAGSVIPADIAPPVEPERRNPAAGQQRSMLDSLTSPMARTGTDAGRQPRRGARAAMPSWDDVLLGGTQR; encoded by the coding sequence ATGCGCGCGCTGCGGGTACTCGGGGCCACCGAGGACGACCATGTGATCTGCACCGACGAGTCCGGTGAGCGGTTCAGCCTGGCCATCGACGCCGACCTCCGCCAGGCCGTCCGCGGGTCGGCCCGCCCGTCCGCCGCCGCGGCCCGGCAGGGCCAGCCGCGGGCGACCGCCGACGAGGGTGGCGAGTCGTTGCTGCGCCCCCGGGAGATCCAGGTGCGCATCCGCGCCGGCGAGTCCGCCGAACAGGTCGCCCAGGCCGCCGGCACCACCGTCAGCCGCATCGAACGCTTCGCCTACCCGGTCCTGCTGGAGCGCTCCACCATGGCCGACCGGGGCCGCAAGGCCGTCGCCGTCATCGGCGGCACCACGTCCCGCCGCACCCTCGAGGAGCTGGTGGCCTCCGCCCTCGGCGCCCGCGGGCAGGGCGGGGCGCTCGGCTGGGACGCACACCGTGGTCCCGACGGCTGGGTGCTCAGCCTGCGCTGGAGCGCCGGACGTTCGGAGAACCGCGCCGAGTGGGCCATGCACGCCGGTCCGGGTTCCGGCACCGTGACCGCACTCGACGACGCGGCCACCCAGTTGCTGGACCCCACCCCCCAGCCGCTGCGCACCATCGACGGCCCGGCCCGCGGCGACCTGTTCACCGCACCCGCTGCCGGCTCGCACCACCCCGCGCTGCACGGTCGCACCGGCACCCGGCCGACGCCGACCCCCGAGGCACCCGCCGCGCAGTCCGCACCGGCGGCGGCGCCCGTCTCGGAGGCGGCGATCAGCCGTCAGGTCCCGCCGGCCACCGCCGGCTCGGTCATCCCGGCGGACATCGCTCCCCCGGTCGAGCCGGAGCGGCGGAACCCGGCCGCCGGTCAGCAGCGGTCCATGCTCGACTCGCTGACCTCCCCGATGGCCCGCACCGGGACCGACGCCGGTCGCCAGCCGCGACGCGGAGCCCGGGCCGCCATGCCGTCGTGGGACGACGTCCTGCTCGGCGGCACCCAGCGCTGA
- a CDS encoding MFS transporter, which translates to MTDPASAVPEEAGPPGRARRWGPDTRPLAVPAYRRLFIGQVVTVVGTQLTAVAVQQQIFQITGSSAWVGIASLVALVPLVVFGLLGGAIADTYDRRTLLIITSTGIGLTSVALWLATFAGGESVWVVLALLAVQQGFFAVNQPTRSAIIPRLMPAALVPSANALGMTVFSAGVIVGPLLFGVLVPVLGLGWLYFLDAVLTVAVIWAVVRLPAMPPLGGKRSRAKVVDGLSYLWVRPLLLMTFVVDIIAMVFGLPRALFPQMAQEIFGGPPEGGLALGALNAAMGIGVLVGGLTGGWIQRIHRQGKAIVVAILVWGAAMSVLGLTSALWVAVLLLAVGGWADMISSVFRSTILQVQATDEMRGRMQGVFLVVVAGGPRVADLLHGLVASATTTQIAVTGGGIACVVLTLVAAAWGRTLIRYDTRDARD; encoded by the coding sequence GTGACGGACCCGGCCTCGGCCGTCCCCGAGGAGGCCGGTCCGCCCGGGCGGGCCCGCCGCTGGGGTCCGGACACCCGGCCGCTGGCCGTCCCGGCCTACCGCCGCCTGTTCATCGGCCAGGTGGTGACCGTGGTGGGCACCCAGCTGACCGCGGTCGCGGTCCAGCAGCAGATCTTCCAGATCACCGGGAGTTCGGCCTGGGTCGGCATCGCCTCCCTGGTCGCGCTGGTGCCGCTGGTGGTGTTCGGTCTGCTCGGCGGGGCCATCGCGGACACCTACGACCGCCGCACGCTGCTGATCATCACCTCGACCGGCATCGGGCTGACCAGCGTCGCTCTGTGGCTGGCCACCTTCGCGGGCGGCGAGTCGGTGTGGGTGGTGCTGGCCCTGCTCGCCGTCCAGCAGGGCTTCTTCGCGGTGAACCAGCCGACCCGGTCGGCGATCATCCCGCGGCTGATGCCGGCCGCCCTGGTCCCGTCGGCCAATGCCCTGGGCATGACGGTGTTCTCCGCGGGCGTCATCGTCGGGCCGCTGCTGTTCGGCGTGCTCGTCCCGGTGCTCGGCCTGGGCTGGCTGTACTTCCTGGACGCCGTGCTGACGGTGGCGGTCATCTGGGCGGTGGTGCGGCTGCCGGCCATGCCGCCGCTGGGCGGGAAGCGGTCGCGGGCCAAGGTGGTCGACGGGCTGTCCTACCTGTGGGTGCGTCCGTTGCTGCTGATGACGTTCGTCGTGGACATCATCGCCATGGTCTTCGGCCTGCCCCGGGCTCTGTTCCCGCAGATGGCGCAGGAGATCTTCGGCGGCCCGCCGGAGGGCGGCCTGGCCCTGGGTGCACTGAACGCGGCGATGGGGATCGGGGTGCTCGTCGGCGGGCTCACCGGCGGCTGGATCCAGCGCATCCACCGGCAGGGCAAGGCCATCGTCGTGGCCATCCTCGTCTGGGGCGCGGCGATGAGCGTGCTCGGGCTGACCTCGGCACTGTGGGTGGCCGTGCTGCTGCTGGCCGTCGGCGGCTGGGCCGACATGATCAGCAGCGTCTTCCGGTCGACGATCCTGCAGGTGCAGGCGACCGACGAGATGCGCGGCCGCATGCAGGGGGTCTTCCTGGTGGTCGTGGCGGGCGGGCCGCGCGTCGCGGATCTGCTGCACGGGCTCGTCGCGTCCGCGACCACCACGCAGATAGCGGTGACCGGCGGCGGGATCGCCTGCGTGGTGCTGACCCTGGTCGCCGCGGCGTGGGGGCGGACCCTGATCCGGTACGACACCCGTGACGCCCGCGACTGA